The nucleotide sequence CCAAAATTAAAATTCCTCATGAAATTGAAATTACAAATTCGCTTAGTGATGCTTGCAATGATCAACATATGATTGTGTTGGCTGTTCCTTCTCAATTTATTAGAAACGTATTGAAGAATATAAAAAGTTTTAATTTTGGCAATACAACATTTATAAGTGTCGCAAAAGGAATTGAACAAAAATCTTTATTTACAGTTTCACAAATTATTAAAGATGAAATTCCAAAAGTTGAATCAAAAAATATTGGTGTTCTTTCAGGCCCGAGTCATGCTGAAGAAGTAGCGTTGAAAATTCCAACTGCGGTTGTATCCGCGTCAAGCGATTTGGAAACGGCGCAGCAAATACAAGCCGCATTTATGACATCATATTTCAGAGTTTATCATTCCACTGATATTATTGGAGTTGAGCTCGGCGGTGCTTTAAAAAATGTTATAGCTATTGGAGCCGGAATGGTTGACGGCGCTAAATTCGGCGATAATACCAAAGCCGCTATTATGACGCGAGGTATTGCTGAAATTTCAAGAATTGGAATTGAAATGGGCGCAAGACCTGAAACATTTGCCGGACTTTCAGGTGTTGGCGATTTAATTGTTACTTGCATGAGTAAACACAGCAGAAATAGATATGTCGGCGAACAAATTGGAGCCGGAAGAAAATTGAAATCTATCTTAAGTTCAATGCAGATGGTTGCCGA is from Ignavibacteriota bacterium and encodes:
- a CDS encoding NAD(P)H-dependent glycerol-3-phosphate dehydrogenase; protein product: MRISVLGAGSWGTALSIILQSNGHDVTLWEYKRGYYKTLKKSRENKIYLPKIKIPHEIEITNSLSDACNDQHMIVLAVPSQFIRNVLKNIKSFNFGNTTFISVAKGIEQKSLFTVSQIIKDEIPKVESKNIGVLSGPSHAEEVALKIPTAVVSASSDLETAQQIQAAFMTSYFRVYHSTDIIGVELGGALKNVIAIGAGMVDGAKFGDNTKAAIMTRGIAEISRIGIEMGARPETFAGLSGVGDLIVTCMSKHSRNRYVGEQIGAGRKLKSILSSMQMVAEGVATCQSTYELARKHDVATPIVDAVYSALFLDKDPRKATYELMARDMKSEH